In Mustela erminea isolate mMusErm1 chromosome 8, mMusErm1.Pri, whole genome shotgun sequence, a genomic segment contains:
- the FIGN gene encoding fidgetin isoform X3: MQWTPEHAQWPEQHFDITSTTRSPAHKVEAYRGHLQRTYQYAWANDDISALTASNLLKKYAEKYSGILEGPVDRPVLSNYSDAPSGLVNGRKNESEPWQPSLNSEAVYPMNCVPDVIAASKAGVSSALPPADVSASIGSSPGVASNLTEPSYSSSTCGSHTVPSLHAGLPSQEYAPGYNGSYLHSTYSSQPAPALPSPHPSPLHSSGLLQPPPPPPPPPALVPGYNGTSNLPSYSYPSASYPPQTAVGSGYSPGGAPPPPSAYLPSGIPAPTPLPPTTVPGYTYQGHGLTPIAPSALTNSSASSLKRKAFYMAGQGDMDSSYGNYSYGQQRSTQSPMYRMPDNSISNSNRGNGFDRSAETSSLAFKPTKQLMSSEQQRKFSSQSSRALTPPSYSTAKNSLGSRSSESFGKYTSPVMSEHGDEHRQLLSHPMQGPGLRAATSSNHSVDEQLKNTDSHLIDLVTNEIITQGPPVDWNDIAGLDLVKAVIKEEVLWPVLRSDAFSGLTASPRSILLFGPRGTGKTLLGRCIASQLGATFFKIAGSGLVAKWLGEAEKIIHASFLVARCRQPSVIFVSDIDMLLSSQVSEEHSPVNRMRTEFLMQLDTVLTSAEDQIVVICATSKPEEIDESLRRYFMKRLLIPLPDSTARHQIIVQLLSQHNYCLNDKEFALLVQRTEGFSGLDVAHLCQEAAVGPLHTMPATDLSAIIPSQLRPVTYQDFENAFCKIQPSISQKELDMYVEWNKMFGCSQ, encoded by the coding sequence ATGCAGTGGACGCCGGAGCATGCCCAGTGGCCAGAACAGCACTTTGACATCACCTCAACCACTCGGTCTCCTGCCCACAAAGTGGAAGCCTACAGAGGTCATCTGCAGCGCACCTATCAGTACGCCTGGGCAAATGACGACATTTCTGCTCTGACTGCATCCAACCTACTCAAAAAATACGCAGAGAAGTATTCTGGCATTTTAGAGGGCCCCGTGGACCGCCCCGTCCTCAGCAACTACTCGGATGCCCCATCCGGCCTCGTGAACGGTCGGAAAAATGAAAGCGAACCCTGGCAGCCTTCCTTGAATTCCGAAGCTGTTTATCCCATGAACTGTGTTCCGGATGTTATCGCGGCCAGCAAAGCCGGAGTCAGTTCAGCCCTCCCTCCAGCAGACGTCTCTGCGAGCATAGGGAGCTCCCCCGGGGTGGCCAGCAACCTGACCGAGCCGAGCTATTCGAGCAGTACCTGTGGGAGCCACACCGTCCCCAGTCTCCACGCAGGGCTCCCCTCTCAGGAATATGCCCCGGGATACAACGGATCGTATTTGCATTCTACTTACAGTAGCCAGCCGGCACCTGcacttccctccccccacccttctcctttGCATAGCTCCGGGCTCCTCcagccgccgccaccgccgcctccGCCACCAGCCCTGGTCCCGGGCTACAATGGGACTTCTAACCTCCCCAGTTACAGCTACCCCTCTGCTAGCTATCCTCCTCAGACTGCTGTGGGATCCGGGTACAGCCCCGGCGGCgcgcctcctcctccttcagcgTACCTGCCTTCAGGAATCCCCGCTCCTACCCCGCTGCCCCCCACTACTGTTCCTGGCTACACCTACCAGGGCCATGGTCTGACTCCCATTGCACCCTCGGCTCTGACAAACAGTTCGGCAAGTTCCCTCAAAAGGAAAGCTTTCTATATGGCAGGGCAAGGAGACATGGACTCCAGTTACGGAAACTACAGCTATGGCCAACAGAGATCTACGCAGAGTCCTATGTACAGAATGCCCGACAACAGCATTTCAAACTCAAATCGGGGGAATGGCTTTGACAGAAGTGCTGAAACATCGTCCTTGGCATTTAAGCCAACGAAGCAGCTAATGTcctctgaacagcaaaggaaattcaGCAGCCAGTCCAGTAGGGCTCTGACCCCTCCTTCCTATAGTACTGCTAAAAATTCATTGGGATCAAGATCCAGTGAATCCTTTGGGAAGTACACGTCGCCGGTAATGAGTGAGCATGGGGACGAGCACAGGCAGCTCCTCTCTCACCCAATGCAAGGCCCTGGACTCCGGGCAGCTACCTCATCCAACCACTCTGTGGACGAGCAACTGAAGAATACGGACAGCCACCTCATTGACCTGGTAACCAATGAGATTATCACCCAAGGACCCCCGGTGGACTGGAATGACATTGCTGGTCTCGACCTGGTAAAGGCTGTCATTAAAGAGGAAGTTTTATGGCCGGTGTTGAGGTCAGACGCGTTCAGTGGACTGACGGCCTCACCTCGGAGCATCCTTTTATTTGGACCTCGGGGCACAGGCAAAACATTATTGGGCCGATGCATAGCTAGTCAGCTGGGGGCCACCTTTTTCAAAATCGCCGGTTCTGGACTCGTTGCCAAGTGGTTAGGAGAAGCAGAAAAAATTATCCACGCCTCTTTTCTCGTGGCCAGGTGTCGCCAGCCCTCGGTGATTTTTGTCAGTGACATTGACATGCTTCTCTCCTCTCAAGTGAGCGAGGAACACAGTCCAGTCAATCGGATGAGAACGGAATTTCTGATGCAGCTGGACACTGTACTAACTTCAGCTGAGGACCAAATCGTAGTAATTTGTGCCACCAGTAAAccagaagaaatagatgaatctcTTCGGAGGTACTTCATGAAACGACTTTTAATCCCACTTCCTGACAGCACAGCGAGGCACCAGATAATAGTACAACTGCTCTCACAGCACAATTACTGTCTCAATGACAAGGAGTTTGCACTGCTCGTCCAGCGCACAGAAGGCTTTTCTGGACTAGACGTGGCTCATTTGTGTCAGGAAGCAGCGGTGGGCCCCCTCCATACCATGCCAGCCACAGACCTTTCAGCCATCATACCCAGCCAGTTGAGGCCCGTTACATATCAAGACTTTGAAAATGCTTTCTGCAAGATTCAGCCTAGCATATCTCAAAAAGAGCTTGATATGTATGTTGAATGGAACAAAATGTTTGGTTGCAGTCAGtga
- the FIGN gene encoding fidgetin isoform X2 — translation MISSTSVYGLKMQWTPEHAQWPEQHFDITSTTRSPAHKVEAYRGHLQRTYQYAWANDDISALTASNLLKKYAEKYSGILEGPVDRPVLSNYSDAPSGLVNGRKNESEPWQPSLNSEAVYPMNCVPDVIAASKAGVSSALPPADVSASIGSSPGVASNLTEPSYSSSTCGSHTVPSLHAGLPSQEYAPGYNGSYLHSTYSSQPAPALPSPHPSPLHSSGLLQPPPPPPPPPALVPGYNGTSNLPSYSYPSASYPPQTAVGSGYSPGGAPPPPSAYLPSGIPAPTPLPPTTVPGYTYQGHGLTPIAPSALTNSSASSLKRKAFYMAGQGDMDSSYGNYSYGQQRSTQSPMYRMPDNSISNSNRGNGFDRSAETSSLAFKPTKQLMSSEQQRKFSSQSSRALTPPSYSTAKNSLGSRSSESFGKYTSPVMSEHGDEHRQLLSHPMQGPGLRAATSSNHSVDEQLKNTDSHLIDLVTNEIITQGPPVDWNDIAGLDLVKAVIKEEVLWPVLRSDAFSGLTASPRSILLFGPRGTGKTLLGRCIASQLGATFFKIAGSGLVAKWLGEAEKIIHASFLVARCRQPSVIFVSDIDMLLSSQVSEEHSPVNRMRTEFLMQLDTVLTSAEDQIVVICATSKPEEIDESLRRYFMKRLLIPLPDSTARHQIIVQLLSQHNYCLNDKEFALLVQRTEGFSGLDVAHLCQEAAVGPLHTMPATDLSAIIPSQLRPVTYQDFENAFCKIQPSISQKELDMYVEWNKMFGCSQ, via the coding sequence GCTTGAAGATGCAGTGGACGCCGGAGCATGCCCAGTGGCCAGAACAGCACTTTGACATCACCTCAACCACTCGGTCTCCTGCCCACAAAGTGGAAGCCTACAGAGGTCATCTGCAGCGCACCTATCAGTACGCCTGGGCAAATGACGACATTTCTGCTCTGACTGCATCCAACCTACTCAAAAAATACGCAGAGAAGTATTCTGGCATTTTAGAGGGCCCCGTGGACCGCCCCGTCCTCAGCAACTACTCGGATGCCCCATCCGGCCTCGTGAACGGTCGGAAAAATGAAAGCGAACCCTGGCAGCCTTCCTTGAATTCCGAAGCTGTTTATCCCATGAACTGTGTTCCGGATGTTATCGCGGCCAGCAAAGCCGGAGTCAGTTCAGCCCTCCCTCCAGCAGACGTCTCTGCGAGCATAGGGAGCTCCCCCGGGGTGGCCAGCAACCTGACCGAGCCGAGCTATTCGAGCAGTACCTGTGGGAGCCACACCGTCCCCAGTCTCCACGCAGGGCTCCCCTCTCAGGAATATGCCCCGGGATACAACGGATCGTATTTGCATTCTACTTACAGTAGCCAGCCGGCACCTGcacttccctccccccacccttctcctttGCATAGCTCCGGGCTCCTCcagccgccgccaccgccgcctccGCCACCAGCCCTGGTCCCGGGCTACAATGGGACTTCTAACCTCCCCAGTTACAGCTACCCCTCTGCTAGCTATCCTCCTCAGACTGCTGTGGGATCCGGGTACAGCCCCGGCGGCgcgcctcctcctccttcagcgTACCTGCCTTCAGGAATCCCCGCTCCTACCCCGCTGCCCCCCACTACTGTTCCTGGCTACACCTACCAGGGCCATGGTCTGACTCCCATTGCACCCTCGGCTCTGACAAACAGTTCGGCAAGTTCCCTCAAAAGGAAAGCTTTCTATATGGCAGGGCAAGGAGACATGGACTCCAGTTACGGAAACTACAGCTATGGCCAACAGAGATCTACGCAGAGTCCTATGTACAGAATGCCCGACAACAGCATTTCAAACTCAAATCGGGGGAATGGCTTTGACAGAAGTGCTGAAACATCGTCCTTGGCATTTAAGCCAACGAAGCAGCTAATGTcctctgaacagcaaaggaaattcaGCAGCCAGTCCAGTAGGGCTCTGACCCCTCCTTCCTATAGTACTGCTAAAAATTCATTGGGATCAAGATCCAGTGAATCCTTTGGGAAGTACACGTCGCCGGTAATGAGTGAGCATGGGGACGAGCACAGGCAGCTCCTCTCTCACCCAATGCAAGGCCCTGGACTCCGGGCAGCTACCTCATCCAACCACTCTGTGGACGAGCAACTGAAGAATACGGACAGCCACCTCATTGACCTGGTAACCAATGAGATTATCACCCAAGGACCCCCGGTGGACTGGAATGACATTGCTGGTCTCGACCTGGTAAAGGCTGTCATTAAAGAGGAAGTTTTATGGCCGGTGTTGAGGTCAGACGCGTTCAGTGGACTGACGGCCTCACCTCGGAGCATCCTTTTATTTGGACCTCGGGGCACAGGCAAAACATTATTGGGCCGATGCATAGCTAGTCAGCTGGGGGCCACCTTTTTCAAAATCGCCGGTTCTGGACTCGTTGCCAAGTGGTTAGGAGAAGCAGAAAAAATTATCCACGCCTCTTTTCTCGTGGCCAGGTGTCGCCAGCCCTCGGTGATTTTTGTCAGTGACATTGACATGCTTCTCTCCTCTCAAGTGAGCGAGGAACACAGTCCAGTCAATCGGATGAGAACGGAATTTCTGATGCAGCTGGACACTGTACTAACTTCAGCTGAGGACCAAATCGTAGTAATTTGTGCCACCAGTAAAccagaagaaatagatgaatctcTTCGGAGGTACTTCATGAAACGACTTTTAATCCCACTTCCTGACAGCACAGCGAGGCACCAGATAATAGTACAACTGCTCTCACAGCACAATTACTGTCTCAATGACAAGGAGTTTGCACTGCTCGTCCAGCGCACAGAAGGCTTTTCTGGACTAGACGTGGCTCATTTGTGTCAGGAAGCAGCGGTGGGCCCCCTCCATACCATGCCAGCCACAGACCTTTCAGCCATCATACCCAGCCAGTTGAGGCCCGTTACATATCAAGACTTTGAAAATGCTTTCTGCAAGATTCAGCCTAGCATATCTCAAAAAGAGCTTGATATGTATGTTGAATGGAACAAAATGTTTGGTTGCAGTCAGtga
- the FIGN gene encoding fidgetin isoform X1 — translation MEEMKGNMSRLKMQWTPEHAQWPEQHFDITSTTRSPAHKVEAYRGHLQRTYQYAWANDDISALTASNLLKKYAEKYSGILEGPVDRPVLSNYSDAPSGLVNGRKNESEPWQPSLNSEAVYPMNCVPDVIAASKAGVSSALPPADVSASIGSSPGVASNLTEPSYSSSTCGSHTVPSLHAGLPSQEYAPGYNGSYLHSTYSSQPAPALPSPHPSPLHSSGLLQPPPPPPPPPALVPGYNGTSNLPSYSYPSASYPPQTAVGSGYSPGGAPPPPSAYLPSGIPAPTPLPPTTVPGYTYQGHGLTPIAPSALTNSSASSLKRKAFYMAGQGDMDSSYGNYSYGQQRSTQSPMYRMPDNSISNSNRGNGFDRSAETSSLAFKPTKQLMSSEQQRKFSSQSSRALTPPSYSTAKNSLGSRSSESFGKYTSPVMSEHGDEHRQLLSHPMQGPGLRAATSSNHSVDEQLKNTDSHLIDLVTNEIITQGPPVDWNDIAGLDLVKAVIKEEVLWPVLRSDAFSGLTASPRSILLFGPRGTGKTLLGRCIASQLGATFFKIAGSGLVAKWLGEAEKIIHASFLVARCRQPSVIFVSDIDMLLSSQVSEEHSPVNRMRTEFLMQLDTVLTSAEDQIVVICATSKPEEIDESLRRYFMKRLLIPLPDSTARHQIIVQLLSQHNYCLNDKEFALLVQRTEGFSGLDVAHLCQEAAVGPLHTMPATDLSAIIPSQLRPVTYQDFENAFCKIQPSISQKELDMYVEWNKMFGCSQ, via the exons ATGGAAGAGATGAAAGGGAACATGTCAC GCTTGAAGATGCAGTGGACGCCGGAGCATGCCCAGTGGCCAGAACAGCACTTTGACATCACCTCAACCACTCGGTCTCCTGCCCACAAAGTGGAAGCCTACAGAGGTCATCTGCAGCGCACCTATCAGTACGCCTGGGCAAATGACGACATTTCTGCTCTGACTGCATCCAACCTACTCAAAAAATACGCAGAGAAGTATTCTGGCATTTTAGAGGGCCCCGTGGACCGCCCCGTCCTCAGCAACTACTCGGATGCCCCATCCGGCCTCGTGAACGGTCGGAAAAATGAAAGCGAACCCTGGCAGCCTTCCTTGAATTCCGAAGCTGTTTATCCCATGAACTGTGTTCCGGATGTTATCGCGGCCAGCAAAGCCGGAGTCAGTTCAGCCCTCCCTCCAGCAGACGTCTCTGCGAGCATAGGGAGCTCCCCCGGGGTGGCCAGCAACCTGACCGAGCCGAGCTATTCGAGCAGTACCTGTGGGAGCCACACCGTCCCCAGTCTCCACGCAGGGCTCCCCTCTCAGGAATATGCCCCGGGATACAACGGATCGTATTTGCATTCTACTTACAGTAGCCAGCCGGCACCTGcacttccctccccccacccttctcctttGCATAGCTCCGGGCTCCTCcagccgccgccaccgccgcctccGCCACCAGCCCTGGTCCCGGGCTACAATGGGACTTCTAACCTCCCCAGTTACAGCTACCCCTCTGCTAGCTATCCTCCTCAGACTGCTGTGGGATCCGGGTACAGCCCCGGCGGCgcgcctcctcctccttcagcgTACCTGCCTTCAGGAATCCCCGCTCCTACCCCGCTGCCCCCCACTACTGTTCCTGGCTACACCTACCAGGGCCATGGTCTGACTCCCATTGCACCCTCGGCTCTGACAAACAGTTCGGCAAGTTCCCTCAAAAGGAAAGCTTTCTATATGGCAGGGCAAGGAGACATGGACTCCAGTTACGGAAACTACAGCTATGGCCAACAGAGATCTACGCAGAGTCCTATGTACAGAATGCCCGACAACAGCATTTCAAACTCAAATCGGGGGAATGGCTTTGACAGAAGTGCTGAAACATCGTCCTTGGCATTTAAGCCAACGAAGCAGCTAATGTcctctgaacagcaaaggaaattcaGCAGCCAGTCCAGTAGGGCTCTGACCCCTCCTTCCTATAGTACTGCTAAAAATTCATTGGGATCAAGATCCAGTGAATCCTTTGGGAAGTACACGTCGCCGGTAATGAGTGAGCATGGGGACGAGCACAGGCAGCTCCTCTCTCACCCAATGCAAGGCCCTGGACTCCGGGCAGCTACCTCATCCAACCACTCTGTGGACGAGCAACTGAAGAATACGGACAGCCACCTCATTGACCTGGTAACCAATGAGATTATCACCCAAGGACCCCCGGTGGACTGGAATGACATTGCTGGTCTCGACCTGGTAAAGGCTGTCATTAAAGAGGAAGTTTTATGGCCGGTGTTGAGGTCAGACGCGTTCAGTGGACTGACGGCCTCACCTCGGAGCATCCTTTTATTTGGACCTCGGGGCACAGGCAAAACATTATTGGGCCGATGCATAGCTAGTCAGCTGGGGGCCACCTTTTTCAAAATCGCCGGTTCTGGACTCGTTGCCAAGTGGTTAGGAGAAGCAGAAAAAATTATCCACGCCTCTTTTCTCGTGGCCAGGTGTCGCCAGCCCTCGGTGATTTTTGTCAGTGACATTGACATGCTTCTCTCCTCTCAAGTGAGCGAGGAACACAGTCCAGTCAATCGGATGAGAACGGAATTTCTGATGCAGCTGGACACTGTACTAACTTCAGCTGAGGACCAAATCGTAGTAATTTGTGCCACCAGTAAAccagaagaaatagatgaatctcTTCGGAGGTACTTCATGAAACGACTTTTAATCCCACTTCCTGACAGCACAGCGAGGCACCAGATAATAGTACAACTGCTCTCACAGCACAATTACTGTCTCAATGACAAGGAGTTTGCACTGCTCGTCCAGCGCACAGAAGGCTTTTCTGGACTAGACGTGGCTCATTTGTGTCAGGAAGCAGCGGTGGGCCCCCTCCATACCATGCCAGCCACAGACCTTTCAGCCATCATACCCAGCCAGTTGAGGCCCGTTACATATCAAGACTTTGAAAATGCTTTCTGCAAGATTCAGCCTAGCATATCTCAAAAAGAGCTTGATATGTATGTTGAATGGAACAAAATGTTTGGTTGCAGTCAGtga